GCATAATCACCGCTATTACCGGCAGAATAATTTGTGTCAATTGCTCCGGCAATCACTGCGCCATTAAATAGCCATTGGTACGAGTAATTTGCATTGGATAAAGAGGAAAGTTCAATTTGGTTACCCAAGCAGGTATAAGGAATTCCATTGTAAGAAATTTGTGCATTGGGGTATGGATAAACATCCACATGAAGGGTATTACTCGTACTATCACAATTATTAGTATTCAGTTCTTTTACAAAATAATTGCCAGTGGTTACTACTGCAAAAGTTCTCAAAGTTGCACCTGAAATAAGCGTGTCGTTACGGAACCATTGATAACTCACGCCCGGAGAATTATTGGCACTAAGCACCACATTTTGACCTATGCATATTGCGGTGTTTCCAATCGCAGCGATATGTGCCGGCGGTTTAATTAATCCGGTTACAATAAATCCAGCACTAGTGGTGCTACATCCTGCACCATTGGTAACTTTAACACTATATGTTCCGCTTTCAGAAGCTTCTAATGTATCGCTTGTTCTGCCATTTAAAAGCAAATTGTTTTTATACCATAGATACGTTAATCCTGCGCCCGTATTGGCACTCAGAACTAATTTGTTTCCAAGGCAAAAGAGCTGACCGGGACTTGAGATAGTCGCGGCGGGTATTCCTTGAACAATAACATTTATGCTGTTACTCGTTGAATCGCATCCTGTAACACTGGTTGTGATAACGCGATAAGCACCTGCCGAATCAGCAGCAAAACTAATGGAGTTAGCACCAGCAATATTTACCCAAGCACTATTTTTAAATTGCTGCCACTGACGAAACACAATATTTGTATTAGATGGAGATTTTAATACAACCGAATTGCCATCACAAATGGTGGTGGAGGTTAAAGGATAAATATGTGCATTGGGCAATGAGCCTATTGCACCAACGGTTTGACTTGTGGATGCGATGGGAGGATTAGCGGGTAAATTTGTAACTACTTTAATTGTATTTCCCGAAAATGCAGCTCCGGTAGCAATTGGTATATACCCGTGAATTGTGCCACTTCCATTTGATTTTGTGCCAAGAATTACAGGGTTAGTAGTAGAAAAATTAGTATACAGTTCAGCCCTGAAAATAGTATTGGCCGGAAAGTTTCCAATTGTTGAGAAAGAAACCATCACACTATCTCCCGGACATAATGAGGAATTGGATATTGCATTTGTGATAATGGCTCTATCGTTGATGCGCGCAATTAATCCATCGACGCCGCCGGAGTAAGAGCTCGATGAATTGTATGCAATTCCAAAAGCGCTGTTTGTGCTTCCACCGGCAATAATATTGTTGCTTGAGAAGGCGAGTGAATTAAAAACTTCGTTCCCTTGCGATGTTCCAAGAGGTGACGACCAAAAGAATTGCCCACTTGTATTGAACTCAACAATAAGTGCATCAATATCGTTATTGTTATGATTGGCAGCTACGAATTTAATTCCGTCAATATCCATGAAAGGGCTGTTGCTATAGCCACCAAGTATAATTAGATTGTTGTTATTGATTGCAATGGATGTGGCAATATCACTTAAGAATCCGCCATAATAGGTAGCCCATATACGATTACCTAATGAGTCGAATTTAACCAGAAAAAAATCTTCTAATCCGTTAATACTGTTATCGTATGCTCCGGGAGTATTTAAACCGCCTGAAGTTGAATTTCCAAGCAGATATACATATCCGGAAGTATCAACAGCACAGTAAGAACCATTAGTGCCTGAACCTGTTTTTTCACTGGCATTTCCTCCATAATAACTCGCCCAATTAAGTGCTAAATTAGCATCAAATCGTGCAATAAAATCATCATCTGTACCGCCCAATGTTGCATCAAAGGCACCAGCTGTTGCAATGCCGGAGCTGCTTTCGGTATTTCCGGATAGAAAATAAGTATTGTTTTTTCCTAAACTTAAGGTATTTGAATTTTCATTTGCAGTTCCACCGAGATAAGTAAATCCCGTATTTGCAATATTTCCTCCGGTAATATCCAGTTTTGCAATAAAAGCGTCCGTTCCTCCTTGATGAAAATTAGTTGCATTAAAGCCTATGGAACTTGAACTTGCACCACTAATAATTAATTTTGTATAATCATTAGGAGCACCAATTTGCTTTACATCGCTAATATAATCATCACTATTTCCACCAAAATAAGAGCTAAATTGTAGAGTCCCATTCTCTAAAAAAACTGCCACAAAACCATCCGATGTCCCATTTAAATTCGCGTAAGAAACTAATCCAGCTTGTGCGATTCCGGAAAAACTAGTTGTTTGTCCAACCATTACAGCTTTAGAAGTAGCTCCATCCGAAACAAACAAGCCGGATAATGCTTCATCGGAGCCACTACCTCCAAAATAGGTTGAATAAGTGATCGTTCCACTGTTATCAAAATAGCTGTAAAATGCATCCATAACACCACCAAAAATGGTTTGAAACCCTCCATTTGTGGCTATTCCAAAGGTGCTTAAAGTGGAACCAAAAGCCATGTTGTCAGTAACTTTATTCACTGATTCGGCAAGATTTCCACCGGCATAACGACTCCAAACCAAGGTGGGGTCAATTACCAAGGATTGTGTTTTATCATAGTCGCCCAGTTCAAAGGAAAGTGTATTATGTTGTAAAACAAAATTTGAACGCACAGCATCATTGCTTGAAGCTGAAAAGGAATGCGGTTTGCCTTCAATTAATTTACCTAGGCGTGAAGTTATGGCTAATTCTCCATTAGCTGTTAATTCAATTTTATCGGCATAGGAATAATTGATTTTAATAACATTGGGATTTCCTCCAGGATGCACAATGAAATCATATTCCAAAACACCTTCTTTGGTATAGATTACCCAATCGATTTTAGGATAAATATTTTTAAAAGTAAGTTTTCCATACCCATGCACATTCAGTGCTGCATTGCCTGCTAAATAATAATTTTCGAAGTATTCACTTTTTTGCCCTTTAACTACTTCTGACGGAATGGATGCTCCTACAAGTTTCATGTCAATGCGATGCAAATCTATTGATTGAGCTGTTTTAGCATTCATAAATTGGTAGTAAATACCGTCGTTGGCAATAAACAATTTAGTGCCATTTGCGCAATAAGTGAATTTTATATCACTCCGTTTTTTTTCGGAAACATCCATAACTTGGCCTTTATTCTCCATAAAAAGTGTAGGTTTTTCGGTTGCTCCTTTGGATTGTTTGCTGTAAAACAGGCAACAAATAAGGGTGAGAAGAAGAAGATTACTTTTAGCTAGGTAGATTTTTTTCATCGAAATAATTTTTATACTAAACTACAAAAAAAGTGGTATTGGTAAGGTTTATTCATAATAATTTTTATTTTTACTTCAATTTAAATTAAAGGTTACCCCAAGTTTTAAACAATTAAACCAAACCTTATGAAAAAGAATCTACTCATTTTTTTGATTTTGCTGGGCTCGATGCCCATTACACACGCAGCAGTTATTACCATAACCTATGATGCCACTCAGGGAGTATCAGGCTTGGCAGGTGCATCACAAGTATATCTGCATTCAGGTGGAAATGATGTTACCGGTACTCTTGATGGATCTTGTTGGAAATATGTAGTTGGAAATTGGGGTCAGCAGGACGGAATTGGTAAGATGCAAAGTTTAGGAAACAACCGTTGGAGTATTAGTATCGATCCAAAAGCTTATTATAGTCAGGCAACTAATGGTCCTGTACTTGGTGCATCAATTAAGCGCATTGGTTTAGTTTTCCGAAATGAAACGGGAACCTTAGAAGGAAAGGATGTGAATAATTCCGATATTTTTATTGACTTGTCGGGTGCGAGTCCCACTGCACATAACAGTGATGGAAGCATTTTTGGTGGAGTTACCGTTACCAATGCAACTAACTTTTTTTCTGCAACTTCAACAGTTGCCCGTTATTTAGTAGTTGGACATGTGAACGACACCTTGAAAGTAATTGATTCATCCAATTTTGCAAATATAAGCGCAGTGAAAATGATAGCAGATTCAGCAATTATTGGTGCAACAGGTTTTACACGTCATCCGTCAAACGGAAAGTATTATGTTATCCTTCGATTTCAAACATTGGAAAATCGTGTGTTAGCAACAGTTGACCCTAATTCAGGCGCAGTAAGTGTTATCGGAAATTTAAATGATCGGTTTGCCAATATTGTTTTTCTTCCTTCTGGTAGAATGTTTGGTGTAACAGGTGAAGGTGCCTTTTCGCCTGAATCATTGTTTGAGATTGATATCACTTCCGGAGCAACAACATTTATTCGCGCACTTGGTAATGGCAGTGGCGGTGAATCTATAGGTTATTGTCCTTTGAATGGAAGAATATACCATCGTTCCGGAATAGGAACCCAAGTATTTGAATATATAGATACAGTTAATTTTGATGTATTCCCGGTTTCTCAAGCAAGTAATGGACTTGATGGGGAAACTTTTAGCATGCTATTTATTGGAGGTAAGAACTTTATTGCATCCAGTTATAAAAACAGTACAAACTATGCTTATTATGTGGATACTAACGGAGTTTTTACTTTAAAGCAAATAATTGGGCAGGCCTTCAAAGGGATGGAATTTTTAAGCTGCACTCGGAACATTATTGGTAACTTAAGTTTTTGTGCCGGCAGTTCTACTGTGTTAAGTGCTACTCCCGGTGCTTCTTCTTACCAATGGTATAAGGATGGTGTTTTATTGCCTGGACAAACAAATACAAGTATTACAGTTACAAGTCCCGGAAATTACAACTGCATGTTTAGTGATTTATGTGGAACAGATTCTTTGCCTGCTTCATTAACCGTTCAAGAAAAAGCATTGCCTTCAGTAGTAATCTCCGGGGCCAATTCATTTTGTTCAGGTTCCAGTATTGTATTAACTGGCAGTGGCGGAGGTACCAGTCAATGGTATAAAAACGGGGTTGCGATAGTTGGTCAAACAACTTCTACCATAACAGTTAGTTCTCCCGGTCTTTATAATATGACTAAAACAAATACTAATGGTTGCTCTGATTCTGCTGCAGTAGGTAAGCTTGTTGTTGTGAATCCTAAACCGGCTTTAACGGTAACTGCTGCTCGAAATTTAAAATGCAATAACGATAATTCGGGAAGTATTGATGTGGATATAACAAGCGGAACTGCACCATACAGTTATGCATGGTCAAACTCATCCACCGCAACTTCATTAAGTAATCTTGCAGCAGGTACTTATCAACTCATCTTAACGGATTCGAAAACCTGCAAAGACACAATTAGTGCAACCATCATTGAACCCTTAGCACTTTCACTTTCTATATCGAGCTTAGATGTAAAGTGTTTTGGAGAGTCAAATGGTAGCGCAATTGCAACTGCATCAGGAGGTTCAGGTAGTTATACTTATCTTTGGTCTAATGCAAGTTCGAGTGCAAGTAATTCCAATTTAGGTTCAGGAATCTATTCACTTATCGTTACGGATGATAGTTTATGTACCCTCTTCGATGAAACAGTTATTAATGAACCTTCAATATTAAACGGCAATTTGGTAACATCGGATGTTACGTGCAATGGTAGTAACGACGGTACTGCAACTGCAAACACTTTTGGTGGTACCCCACCTTATGCATACGCTTGGTCATCGGGTGGAGGTACTAACTCTTTTCATGCAAATTTAAGTCCAGGTAGCTATCTATTAACAGTTTCGGATGCAGCGCTTTGTACTTATTCCAGCCCATTTGCTATTGCGGAGCCTAATGCCATAAGTATTTCTTTTGTGCATACAGATGTAACTTGTAATGGTGGAGCCGATGGTTCTGCTGCGGCAATTACGACGGGCGGTACCGGTGCTTTATCCTATGTTTGGTCAAATGGAGCTGGTACTTCATTTTCAATTTTTAACCTTAGTGCTTCAACCTATTCGGTTACCGTTACCGATGCGAATTTGTGCACTAAAGTAGATTCTGTAACCGTATCAGAACCGCCCGCTCTAACTGCGCAAATAAATCAAACAAATGTAAGTTGTAATGGTTTGGCTGATGGTTTTATTACAGCAATTGCTTCCGGTGGTGTTGGGTCTTATATTTTTTCTTGGTCTAACGGTGATTTGACCCCAAGCACATTAAACCTGCAGGCAGGTACATACGATTTATATTTAAGCGATACGAACTCCTGCAGCTACACAACCGCTGTCACAATAATTCAGCCCCTTGCGTTACAGCTGGATACAGTTGTAACCAGTGCAAACAGCGGATTAAATAATGGAACAATAAATATAAGTGTAAGCGGTGGTGTTTCTCCTTATGCCTATAGCTGGAGCAATGGTGCTGTGAGTGAAGATGTTTCTAATCTTGCGCCAGGAGTTTATGGGGTTGTTGTCACAGATGCAAATGGATGTACGATAAGCAATACGAATATTGCACTTTTCGGAGTTGGAGTGAATTCAATTCAAGCAAATTTTAGTGTTGAAGTATTCCCGAATCCAAGTAAAGGCGCATTCAAAATAGTTTCACCTGAAAAAACGCATGTGCTTATTTTTAATTCAATGAATCAATTGGTTGCAGGTATTGAATTAGAAAAAAATAAAGTAACTGAATTTAACGAACAACTTCAACCAGGAGTATATTATTTAAGAGGCACTGCCGAGCATAGTAGCATCAATAAAAAAATAGTAATTACACGTTAAAATAAAGTATTTAAAACGTTAAAAGGGGAGTGTAGAAAATTAAATACACTCCCTTTTTATTTTTGCCAGTAACTAATTAAGGTATTCATCCGTCACAATAAAAACTAAATCTCAGCACATGCAACTGACAATTAAAAATCTTTCAAAAACATACCCTAATGGAACACAAGCATTAAAAAATGTTTCGCTCGAAATTCCAACCGGTTTATTTGGTTTACTTGGCCCAAATGGTGCTGGAAAATCATCGCTCATGCGCACCATTGCAACCTTGCAGGATGCAGATACAGGAACCATTTTTTTAGATGATTTGAATGTGTTAGAAAACAAAGATGAAATGCGAAAACACTTGGGTTATTTGCCGCAGGAGTTTGGTGTGTACCCCAATATTTCTGCCGAAAGTTTGCTGGATCATTTGGCTTTATTGAAAGGAATTACAAAAAAATCAGAACGTTCAGAATTGGTAAAAGCCTTGCTCTCGCAAACTAACTTATATGATGTGCGAAAGAAAAATGTGGGTGGATATTCCGGCGGGATGAAGCAGCGATTTGGTATTGCTCAGGCTCTTATAGGAAGCCCAAAAGTAATTATCGTGGATGAACCAACAGCAGGTCTTGACCCAGCGGAGCGAAACCGTTTTTTAAATTTATTGAGTGAGATAAGTGAGCAAGTTGTAATTATTTTTTCTACCCATATCGTGGATGATGTAAAGGAGCTATGCCACAATATGGCCATCATCAATAAGGGCGAAGTAATAAGCAAAGGAAATCCCGAAACCGCAATTAAGGAACTTAAAAATACTATCTGGAAAAAAATTATCCGTAAGGAAGAATTAGAAGAAAATGTAGCACAGTATAAAGTAATATCCAACAAACTTACCGCCGGAAAAGTGGAAATTCACATTCTTAACAATGCCGCTCCGGGCAATGGTTTCGAGCTATGCGAACCGCAATTGGAGGATGTGTATTTTTCGAAAATTAACGGGTAATTCATTTTAAAACCAGCTACTATGTTTTTTACAATCTTAAAATTTGAATTACGGTATCGCTTTAAGCGGCCGGCAACTTACATCTATTTTGCCATCTTGTTTTTTATGGCGTTTTTATTTCTTACAACCGATGTAGTGCAAATTGGTGGAGGAAATGGAAATGTATTTCGAAATTCACCTTTTACCATAAATCAAGCGGTATTAATTCTAGGTGTATTTTCCACTATGATTTGTTCTGCACTAATGGGGGTTCCTGTTTTCAGGGATTTTGATAATAAGTTTCATGAGATTTATTTTACAACGCCTATAAAAAAATCCGATTATTTATTTGGGCGTTTTGTAGGATCCTTTATCATTACAGTGTTTGTGTTTTCGGGAATGTTGTGGGGAATATTTATTGGTTCCATAATGCCTTTTCAAGAGCCCGATCAAATTGCAAAATTTCAGTTGATGAGTTATTTGCAACCCTTGCTCACTATCTCCATTCCCAATATTCTATTTACAGGCGCTATATTTTTTAGCATCGGTTCTTTAACCCGAAATTTATTTGCCATTTATGTACAGGGAATTTTGTTTTTGATTTTGTGGGTAATCTCGCAAACTTTTACAAAGGATATCGATAATCAAATGCTTGCTGCTTTAATTGACCCAATGGGTGTAGGAGCATCTCGTGACCTAACTAAATTTTGGACCCCGGCTGAGAAAAACACATTAATGGTTCCGCTAAGTGGAGCGCTTTTTTACAATCGAATTTTATGGTCAAGTATCGGTGCAATAATTTTTGCCATCGGATATAAATTGTTTTCGTTTAGTGCACAGCCGATTTCATTTTTTAAGCGAAAAAAAGCAAATGAAGAAACAAGTCTAAAGACAGGTAAAATCGTTGTTCCGCTCATTAAACCCGAATTTACTTTTGCAACTGCATGGGCTCAGCTTCGCAGCATTGCCCGTTTTGAAAGCAAGCTCATTTTAAAGTCGGCTCCTTTTCTAGTAATTATGATTTTTGGAGTATTTAATTTGATCGGTAATTTACTCAATCAATATGAGTTGCCGGGAACTTCACAATACCCGGTTACCAGTATAATGGTCGAAGCAGCGACGCAAAGCTTTGCTCTGTTTTATATCATCATTATCACTTTTTATGTGGGTGAATTGGTGTGGAGAGAGCGTGGAAATAAAATGGAACAAATTGCAGACAGCTTGCCAATAGGTAACTACACCTTGCTGTTTGGTAAATTTATTGCAATGCTGCTGGTGCTTGTTATTATTAGTTGTGTAGTAATGTTATCGAGCATGTTGGTGCAGGTGATAAAGGGCTATACACATTTCGAAATTCCCCTCTACTTGAAATACCTTTTTGTGGTGAATTTCCAAGGATATATATTATTGGTGATGCTTGCATTTTTTGTGCACACCTTGGTGAATAATAAATTTATGGGGCATGCGCTCGTGATTTTATATTACATCATCAATATTGCTTTGGAGGCGAATGGCTTTACCAATAACCTCTATTATTTTAACCGCACGCCAAGTTTTACTTTAAGCGATATGAATGGATTTGGTCATTTCTTAACTTCAGTAAAATGGTTTTCGATTTACTGGTTTTTCTTTGCCTGTATTTTGCTTGTATTCGCTAGCATATTGTGGATTCGTGGCAGTGAGAGTAGTTGGAAAGCGAGATTTAAAATTGCAGGCAACCGATTTAATGCTCAAAATAAATTGCTTATTAGCACCTGTTTGCTGTTGTTTTTCCTTTGCGGTGGATTTATTTATTACAATACAAGTAGGCTTAATCATTTTATTGGACCTAAGGAGATGCTTAAAATGCAGGCCAATGCCGAGCGCAAATACAAACGCTATAGCAATACACCACAGCCCAGGATTTATGCTATAAACAATAATGTGGATATTTTTCCTGTGGAACGAAAAGTAACTATTAATGGAAGCTATTGGATGCACAACATCAATAAAATAGCGGTGGATACAATCATCTATAATTTAACCGAACAAGGACATATTGAAAACAAAAAAATTTCATTTTCAGTTCCGGTTAAAAATATTTTGAGTGATGACAGCATGGGGTTTTATCTTTGCAAATTAGAAAAACCAATGCTACCGGGCGATAGCATGCTCATGCGTTTTGAATACAGCATCGCTTTTCATGGTTTTGCCAATGACAACTCCGGGACCGGAATCGTTGAAAATGGAAGTTTTATCAACAGTGCTGTTTTCCCAATGATTGGATATCAGCCGGAAGGCGAGATAAGCGATGTGGATGATCGTAAGAAAAATAATTTGCCTAAACGACCTCGTTCCTATTCGATTTACGATAGCACCAAATACAACAATAATTATATCAATAACGACGCTGATTTTGTCACCTTTGAAACAACAGTTAGTACTTCGGGCGACCAATTGGCAATTGCTCCCGGGTATCTTCAAAGACAGTGGAGAGAGCAGGGTAGGAATTATTTCCATTATAAAATGGATTCTAAAATTGTAAATTTTTATTCTTATTTATCCGCACGTTATGAAGTAAAACGCGATGTATGGAAAGATCCAAAACAGCAACAAGAGCCAGTGAATATTGAAATATATTACCACAAAGGACATGAATATAATTTGGATGTGATGGTTAAGGCAATCAAAAAATCACTGGATTATTTTACAGAGAATTTTGGACCTTATCAGCATAAACAAGCACGCATCATTGAATTTCCGAGGTATGCAACTTTTGCACAATCTTTTCCCAACACTATTCCATACAGCGAAGGAATTGGATTTATTTTGAAAATTGACGAAGAAAAAGCAATCGATATGGTGTATTATGTAACTTCACACGAAATGGCGCATCAGTGGTGGGGCCATCAGGTGG
The sequence above is a segment of the Bacteroidota bacterium genome. Coding sequences within it:
- a CDS encoding T9SS type A sorting domain-containing protein; translated protein: MKKIYLAKSNLLLLTLICCLFYSKQSKGATEKPTLFMENKGQVMDVSEKKRSDIKFTYCANGTKLFIANDGIYYQFMNAKTAQSIDLHRIDMKLVGASIPSEVVKGQKSEYFENYYLAGNAALNVHGYGKLTFKNIYPKIDWVIYTKEGVLEYDFIVHPGGNPNVIKINYSYADKIELTANGELAITSRLGKLIEGKPHSFSASSNDAVRSNFVLQHNTLSFELGDYDKTQSLVIDPTLVWSRYAGGNLAESVNKVTDNMAFGSTLSTFGIATNGGFQTIFGGVMDAFYSYFDNSGTITYSTYFGGSGSDEALSGLFVSDGATSKAVMVGQTTSFSGIAQAGLVSYANLNGTSDGFVAVFLENGTLQFSSYFGGNSDDYISDVKQIGAPNDYTKLIISGASSSSIGFNATNFHQGGTDAFIAKLDITGGNIANTGFTYLGGTANENSNTLSLGKNNTYFLSGNTESSSGIATAGAFDATLGGTDDDFIARFDANLALNWASYYGGNASEKTGSGTNGSYCAVDTSGYVYLLGNSTSGGLNTPGAYDNSINGLEDFFLVKFDSLGNRIWATYYGGFLSDIATSIAINNNNLIILGGYSNSPFMDIDGIKFVAANHNNNDIDALIVEFNTSGQFFWSSPLGTSQGNEVFNSLAFSSNNIIAGGSTNSAFGIAYNSSSSYSGGVDGLIARINDRAIITNAISNSSLCPGDSVMVSFSTIGNFPANTIFRAELYTNFSTTNPVILGTKSNGSGTIHGYIPIATGAAFSGNTIKVVTNLPANPPIASTSQTVGAIGSLPNAHIYPLTSTTICDGNSVVLKSPSNTNIVFRQWQQFKNSAWVNIAGANSISFAADSAGAYRVITTSVTGCDSTSNSINVIVQGIPAATISSPGQLFCLGNKLVLSANTGAGLTYLWYKNNLLLNGRTSDTLEASESGTYSVKVTNGAGCSTTSAGFIVTGLIKPPAHIAAIGNTAICIGQNVVLSANNSPGVSYQWFRNDTLISGATLRTFAVVTTGNYFVKELNTNNCDSTSNTLHVDVYPYPNAQISYNGIPYTCLGNQIELSSLSNANYSYQWLFNGAVIAGAIDTNYSAGNSGDYALIITNHGVCSDTSAPTSINPNPIATDLCYASIDTAYGGKTVVKVFWQKPAQPYVKGYIVYREKSGQGFVAIDTISNALYSSYIDSSARPESTVERYKIATLDSCGNTSDISNGTIHQTMLLQGALDPTNTYIGWDWQPYLGISDAGRYYRIMRDNNGTGVWDSVKATPWSVTTWNDTAIGYPNARYAVDLVWPNNNTCNPSQRIMAGLVNTRSNIKNRANIGVGIRSPKQDVAMKLLPNPAEKFVQIEFIGNGSNTTLNIYDKLGRCQLNQVFENVSGKKTIQIDLEAFTSGIYSVNLNNSLKIETQKLIVR
- a CDS encoding T9SS type A sorting domain-containing protein, which translates into the protein MKKNLLIFLILLGSMPITHAAVITITYDATQGVSGLAGASQVYLHSGGNDVTGTLDGSCWKYVVGNWGQQDGIGKMQSLGNNRWSISIDPKAYYSQATNGPVLGASIKRIGLVFRNETGTLEGKDVNNSDIFIDLSGASPTAHNSDGSIFGGVTVTNATNFFSATSTVARYLVVGHVNDTLKVIDSSNFANISAVKMIADSAIIGATGFTRHPSNGKYYVILRFQTLENRVLATVDPNSGAVSVIGNLNDRFANIVFLPSGRMFGVTGEGAFSPESLFEIDITSGATTFIRALGNGSGGESIGYCPLNGRIYHRSGIGTQVFEYIDTVNFDVFPVSQASNGLDGETFSMLFIGGKNFIASSYKNSTNYAYYVDTNGVFTLKQIIGQAFKGMEFLSCTRNIIGNLSFCAGSSTVLSATPGASSYQWYKDGVLLPGQTNTSITVTSPGNYNCMFSDLCGTDSLPASLTVQEKALPSVVISGANSFCSGSSIVLTGSGGGTSQWYKNGVAIVGQTTSTITVSSPGLYNMTKTNTNGCSDSAAVGKLVVVNPKPALTVTAARNLKCNNDNSGSIDVDITSGTAPYSYAWSNSSTATSLSNLAAGTYQLILTDSKTCKDTISATIIEPLALSLSISSLDVKCFGESNGSAIATASGGSGSYTYLWSNASSSASNSNLGSGIYSLIVTDDSLCTLFDETVINEPSILNGNLVTSDVTCNGSNDGTATANTFGGTPPYAYAWSSGGGTNSFHANLSPGSYLLTVSDAALCTYSSPFAIAEPNAISISFVHTDVTCNGGADGSAAAITTGGTGALSYVWSNGAGTSFSIFNLSASTYSVTVTDANLCTKVDSVTVSEPPALTAQINQTNVSCNGLADGFITAIASGGVGSYIFSWSNGDLTPSTLNLQAGTYDLYLSDTNSCSYTTAVTIIQPLALQLDTVVTSANSGLNNGTINISVSGGVSPYAYSWSNGAVSEDVSNLAPGVYGVVVTDANGCTISNTNIALFGVGVNSIQANFSVEVFPNPSKGAFKIVSPEKTHVLIFNSMNQLVAGIELEKNKVTEFNEQLQPGVYYLRGTAEHSSINKKIVITR
- a CDS encoding ABC transporter ATP-binding protein, with amino-acid sequence MQLTIKNLSKTYPNGTQALKNVSLEIPTGLFGLLGPNGAGKSSLMRTIATLQDADTGTIFLDDLNVLENKDEMRKHLGYLPQEFGVYPNISAESLLDHLALLKGITKKSERSELVKALLSQTNLYDVRKKNVGGYSGGMKQRFGIAQALIGSPKVIIVDEPTAGLDPAERNRFLNLLSEISEQVVIIFSTHIVDDVKELCHNMAIINKGEVISKGNPETAIKELKNTIWKKIIRKEELEENVAQYKVISNKLTAGKVEIHILNNAAPGNGFELCEPQLEDVYFSKING
- a CDS encoding ABC transporter permease, which encodes MFFTILKFELRYRFKRPATYIYFAILFFMAFLFLTTDVVQIGGGNGNVFRNSPFTINQAVLILGVFSTMICSALMGVPVFRDFDNKFHEIYFTTPIKKSDYLFGRFVGSFIITVFVFSGMLWGIFIGSIMPFQEPDQIAKFQLMSYLQPLLTISIPNILFTGAIFFSIGSLTRNLFAIYVQGILFLILWVISQTFTKDIDNQMLAALIDPMGVGASRDLTKFWTPAEKNTLMVPLSGALFYNRILWSSIGAIIFAIGYKLFSFSAQPISFFKRKKANEETSLKTGKIVVPLIKPEFTFATAWAQLRSIARFESKLILKSAPFLVIMIFGVFNLIGNLLNQYELPGTSQYPVTSIMVEAATQSFALFYIIIITFYVGELVWRERGNKMEQIADSLPIGNYTLLFGKFIAMLLVLVIISCVVMLSSMLVQVIKGYTHFEIPLYLKYLFVVNFQGYILLVMLAFFVHTLVNNKFMGHALVILYYIINIALEANGFTNNLYYFNRTPSFTLSDMNGFGHFLTSVKWFSIYWFFFACILLVFASILWIRGSESSWKARFKIAGNRFNAQNKLLISTCLLLFFLCGGFIYYNTSRLNHFIGPKEMLKMQANAERKYKRYSNTPQPRIYAINNNVDIFPVERKVTINGSYWMHNINKIAVDTIIYNLTEQGHIENKKISFSVPVKNILSDDSMGFYLCKLEKPMLPGDSMLMRFEYSIAFHGFANDNSGTGIVENGSFINSAVFPMIGYQPEGEISDVDDRKKNNLPKRPRSYSIYDSTKYNNNYINNDADFVTFETTVSTSGDQLAIAPGYLQRQWREQGRNYFHYKMDSKIVNFYSYLSARYEVKRDVWKDPKQQQEPVNIEIYYHKGHEYNLDVMVKAIKKSLDYFTENFGPYQHKQARIIEFPRYATFAQSFPNTIPYSEGIGFILKIDEEKAIDMVYYVTSHEMAHQWWGHQVVGCPVDGMTTFSESMAQYSALLVMEKEYGKAEMKRFLKYELSNYLRSRGREKEKEQPLLFNQNQQYLHYRKGSVVMYALQDYIGEKNVNTAMKKFIEKYKFQGPPYPTALDFYGFIERETPDSLKSFVNDLFKKITLYSNECTAATVSSGPAKDYKVKITVTAQKFYADSVGNETKVKMNDWVDIGAVDENDKLIYSKRVRITKSPMDFEFTLAQKPAKAGIDPMNKLIDRDTDDNLKKVD